A window of the Helianthus annuus cultivar XRQ/B chromosome 4, HanXRQr2.0-SUNRISE, whole genome shotgun sequence genome harbors these coding sequences:
- the LOC110907157 gene encoding uncharacterized protein LOC110907157 has product MEKLVLALLHAFRRLRRYFTGHVITVLTNFHIGTILQKPETSGRLAKWAIELGSHNILYRPRPAIKGQVLADFITEVPAEKIKDCEIVESPMKDTADELWLLYTDGASNEDGAGAGLRLVSPEKHEFTYAIRLDFKNTNNEAEYEAFLAGLRLAIKMGAKNLQAHVDSLLIASQVNGIYDAKGDVMALYLDQAKELLQKFKSYKEVRIEVLKNPSVLLRQVNVIGIGQPSWMTPIIQYLQEGILPENKAEARKIQNKALHYEMNGGILYRKSFLGPLLRCVDPQDANYLIREIHEGICGIHAGPRMVVVKIMNAGYYWPGIHVDALKELRKCESCQRHSPKTLRPKNDLIPVSTAWSFQQWGIDMVGPFPDAPGAVKFIIVAIDYFTKWVEAKALASTTAMMVCKFIWEHIICRFGLPLRIVTDNGTNFAYEDLQNWMKEMNIEHTFSSVAHPQGNGQVESVNKSNVEGIKARLGTKRRGWIDEGILYMIE; this is encoded by the exons ATGGAGAAACTGGTACTGGCACTACTACATGCCTTCAGAAGGttgcgccgatacttcacaggccatgtCATCACTGTACTCACCAACTTCCACATTGGGACGATATTGCAGAAACCAGAGACATCTGGGCGATTAGCAAAGTGGGCGATCGAGCTGGGGAGCCACAACATTTTGTacaggccgcgcccagccattaaAGGTCAAGTCCTCGCAGACTTTATCACAGAAGTCCCAGCAGAAAAAATCAAAGACTGCGAGATTGTCGAATCTCCCATGAAAGATACAGCCGATGAGTTATGGTTGTTATACACAGATGGGGCCTCAAACGAGGACGGCGCAGGAGCCGGATTGCGCCTTGTGAGCCCTGAAAAACATGAATTTACGTACGCCATCAGGTTGGATTTTAAGAATACCAACAACGAAGCAGAGTACGAGgcatttctggcaggcttacgcctcgccataAAAATGGGAGCTAAAAATCTGCAAGCGCACGTTGATTCACTTTTGATCGCCAGTCAAGTCAACGGAATCTATGATGCAAAAGGCGACGTTATGGCTTTATATTTGGATCAGGCAAAAGAGCTGCTTCAGAAATTCAAGTCATACAAG GAGGTAAGGATTGAAGTACTCAAAAACCCATCAGTCCTGCTGCGCCAGGTAAATGTGATCGGAATAGGGCAGCCATCCTGGATGACCCCTATAATCCAGTATCTGCAGGAAGGGATACTCCCGGAGAACAAAGCAGAGGCAAGAAAGATTCAAAACAAGGCCCTGCATTATGAGATGAATGGTGGTATCCTATACCGAAAGTCCTTCTTGGGGCCCTTATTGCGCTGCGTGGACCCCCAAGACGCGAATTACTTGATCAGAGAGATCCATGAAGGGATCTGTGGCATCCAtgcaggaccacgcatggttgTCGTGAAGATTATGAATGCTGGATATTATTGGCCAGGGATACATGTCGACGCCCTGAAAGAGCTGCGCAAATGCGAATCTTGTCAGCGGCATTCTCCAAAGACCCTGCGCCCAAAAAATGATCTTATCCCAGTATCCACTGCTTGGTCTTTTCAACAGTGGGGGATTGATATGGTGGGACCTTTCCCAGACGCTCCGGGAGCCGTGAAATTTATAATCGTGGCTATTGactatttcaccaagtgggtggaggccaaagcccTCGCTTCAACCACCGCAATGATGGTGTGCAAGTTTATctgggagcacatcatctgcAGATTTGGTCTTCCACTCAGAATCGTCACAGACAACGGTACCAATTTTGCTTATGAGGATCTCCAAAATTggatgaaggaaatgaatatcgaGCATACCTTCTCATCCGTTGCGCATCCTCAAGGCAACGGTCAAGTGGAAAGCGTCAACAAAAGTAACGTCGAGGGGATAAAAGCCCGACTGGGCACAAAGAGAAGGggctgg